In Rutidosis leptorrhynchoides isolate AG116_Rl617_1_P2 chromosome 2, CSIRO_AGI_Rlap_v1, whole genome shotgun sequence, one genomic interval encodes:
- the LOC139893231 gene encoding putative F-box/LRR-repeat protein At3g59170, which translates to MMAEEDRISNLPDDIIHHILSFLDLKYAMQTSALSKKWKLVWTLLPQLNFNSYNFSNPSHFNEFVKHALLHRNNLREVSVLELRCRGVVTQFSGKSIVNYACLHNVKRLTIVWAATGLHEFPEFLFSCRALEDLTLKVQDRTSCLARCYISELGWDFPALEKLNLRNFKLDGGKNKCINLFSKCVNLKDLTLHEIDTCGLEELNLCVLQLSNLSITFCYRYSYPKVPNPKVLNVVGHQLQNLTASVDSIHVLHLTAEGFDSIKKVNLSWPEINYVPEKTRFSQLVGVFQKLCSAKVLILDPYIIKVLSSCVDQLLVEPGPFNNLKCLKMNTMLETRYVCGATKWENVVVPVQLKNYFLDKSPTATFIIGYPQVPRKRPSQQVHDDNDALAKKKARLDLEKQQLAHTTIITQDKEIFDAYIHMQDEVISEQEAMLKAKIQMQDEAISKQKAMFEAHIHMLDQLIIKQKAMFEAHINMLDQAILKQKALFEGNIQMEGQVINEANAMLEAKIQMLDEGIRKLKTVFEAYIQMVDQVIMKQKEIVVTGHKAMFDDERQMQDQVITKQEMIFDAETQMLFQVITSQKAMLDAIIQMQHNVIVEQKTKIQMLHNAIVEQKARIRNT; encoded by the exons ATGATGGCAGAAGAAGATAGAATAAGCAACTTgccagatgatattattcatcacaTTCTCTCTTTTCTTGACTTGAAATATGCTATGCAAACTAGTGCATTGTCCAAAAAATGGAAGCTTGTTTGGACTTTATTACCCCAACTTAACTTTAATAGTTATAACTTTTCTAATCCGTCTCATTTTAATGAATTTGTTAAGCATGCTCTATTACATCGCAACAATCTTCGAGAAGTTTCTGTATTGGAGCTAAGATGCCGGGGAGTAGTTACGCAATTTAGTGGCAAAAGTATTGTGAACTATGCTTGCTTGCATAATGTTAAGCGACTGACGATAGTATGGGCTGCTACAGGACTTCATGAATTCCCAGAGTTTCTTTTCAGTTGTCGGGCTCTCGAGGATCTCACCCTTAAAGTCCAGGATCGTACCTCTTGTCTTGCAAGATGCTACATATCAGAATTAGGTTGGGACTTTCCAGCTTTGGAGAAGTTGAATTTGAGAAATTTTAAATTAGATGGTGGTAAAAATAAGTGCATCAACCTTTTTTCCAAGTGCGTGAACCTAAAAGATCTCACCTTACATGAGATCGACACATGTGGTTTGGAGGAATTAAATCTTTGTGTCCTACAACTTTCTAATCTTTCAATCACATTTTGTTACCGTTACAGTTATCCAAAGGTTCCCAACCCAAAGGTTCTTAACGTGGTTGGTCATCAGCTTCAAAATCTGACTGCATCTGTTGACTCTATTCATGTACTGCATCTGACTGCAGAGGGCTTTGATTCTATTAAGAAAGTGAATCTTTCATGGCCCGAGATTAACTATGTACCGGAGAAGACACGTTTTTCCCAATTAGTCGGTGTATTCCAGAAACTTTGCAGTGCCAAAGTTCTCATCTTAGATCCGTACATCATTAAG GTTCTTTCATCATGTGTGGATCAATTGTTGGTTGAACCTGGTCCATTCAATAACTTAAAATGTTTGAAGATGAATACGATGCTGGAAACAAGATATGTCTGCGGAGCAACAAAATGGGAAAATGTAGTTGTACCTGTTCAATTGAAAAACTACTTTCTTGACAAGTCTCCAACTGCCACTTTCATTATTGGTTATCCTCAG GTGCCTCGGAAGAGGCCTAGTCAGCAGGTACATGATGATAATGATGCATTGGCTAAAAAGAAGGCCAGGTTGGATTTAGAAAAACAACAACTAGCTCATACTACTATAATAACCCAAGACAAGGAAATTTTTGATGCATATATACACATGCAAGATGAAGTTATTAGTGAGCAAGAAGCTATGTTGAAGGCGAAAATACAGATGCAAGATGAAGCTATTTCAAAACAAAAGGCAATGTTTGAGGCTCATATACATATGCTAGATCAACTTATTATAAAGCAGAAGGCAATGTTTGAGGCTCATATAAATATGCTAGATCAAGCTATTTTAAAGCAGAAGGCGCTGTTTGAGGGTAATATACAGATGGAAGGTCAGGTTATAAACGAAGCGAATGCTATGTTGGAGGCGAAAATACAGATGCTAGATGAAGGTATTAGAAAGCTAAAGACAGTGTTTGAGGCTTATATACAGATGGTAGATCAAGTTATCATGAAACAGAAGGAAATTGTTGTTACAGGGCACAAGGCGATGTTTGATGATGAAAGACAGATGCAAGATCAAGTTATCACGAAACAGGAGATGATTTTTGATGCTGAAACACAGATGCTTTTTCAGGTAATTACAAGTCAGAAGGCGATGTTAGATGCCATAATACAAATGCAACATAATGTTATTGTAGAGCAGAAGACAAAAATTCAAATGCTACATAATGCAATTGTTGAGCAGAAGGCAAGAATACGAAATACCTGA